Proteins found in one Enterococcus sp. 9D6_DIV0238 genomic segment:
- the rpsD gene encoding 30S ribosomal protein S4, with the protein MSRYTGPSWKISRRLGISLSGTGKELARRPYKPGQHGPNSRGKVSEYGMQLTEKQKLRHMYGMNERQFVNLFVKASKIKEGKHGVNFMILLEQRLDNVVYRLGLATTRRQARQLVNHGHITVDGKRVDIPSYHVEVGQVISVREKSQNVVTIKDAVESTVGRPAFVSFDAEKLEGSFTRLPERDELYPEIDEALVVEYYNQKL; encoded by the coding sequence ATGTCACGTTATACAGGACCATCATGGAAAATCTCTCGTCGTCTAGGTATCTCTCTATCAGGAACTGGTAAAGAACTAGCACGCCGCCCATACAAACCAGGACAACACGGACCAAACAGCCGTGGTAAAGTTTCTGAATATGGTATGCAATTAACTGAAAAACAAAAATTACGTCATATGTACGGTATGAACGAACGTCAATTCGTTAACTTGTTCGTTAAAGCAAGCAAAATCAAAGAAGGTAAACACGGGGTTAACTTCATGATCTTACTAGAACAACGTTTAGATAATGTTGTTTACCGTTTAGGTCTTGCAACTACTCGTCGTCAAGCACGTCAATTAGTAAACCACGGCCACATCACTGTAGATGGCAAACGTGTAGATATCCCTTCTTACCACGTTGAAGTTGGTCAAGTGATCTCTGTTCGCGAAAAATCTCAAAACGTTGTAACAATCAAAGACGCTGTTGAATCAACTGTTGGACGTCCAGCATTTGTAAGCTTTGACGCTGAAAAATTAGAAGGTAGCTTCACTCGTTTACCAGAACGTGATGAATTATATCCTGAAATCGACGAAGCACTTGTCGTTGAATACTACAACCAAAAACTTTAA
- a CDS encoding TPM domain-containing protein, with the protein MIKQGQDTNVKKLNQRIENQYKSMRATNNVFSVILLVVLMIFIGLFSLFFSASASYNEKMTAFDQELNTLQEEKAAIESGKIITAEKSFDTILQENLANLKEYPQSENNYTISIEGTNSQITLNKNNIFISDNANMLNKETKQKIYELNKQLAASTNGAQLEVITIPELPRGEDIESYANKLFNQLGIGDKNENNGILYLIALDDREFRLEVGYGLEGLIPDGTADSIINDDDVVDAFKDEKYDQAVNQVLDQVFPLMNTKTALVDSKINQVESQKSAAKWGRWSLGIFLFFVLLTNLILVIRSLSAGKALKQTYGDYQNRISDFTNEDAATQLAEMKQTNFYHLMLSGSSLIASKRKLRRSIAQGRLLKHPSAQRKAFGRVLIGDTLYSGDGYVLTTTYLTSNYNSANWSDSSNGSDGGGSSWGSFGGGSSGGGGASGGW; encoded by the coding sequence ATGATAAAACAAGGACAGGACACTAACGTAAAGAAATTAAATCAACGAATCGAAAACCAGTATAAATCCATGCGAGCAACAAACAACGTATTCTCAGTCATTCTCTTGGTTGTCTTAATGATTTTTATAGGTCTTTTCAGCCTATTTTTCTCAGCGAGCGCTAGCTATAACGAAAAAATGACTGCTTTTGACCAAGAGCTCAATACTCTTCAAGAAGAAAAAGCTGCGATCGAATCTGGAAAAATCATCACAGCTGAGAAATCCTTTGACACGATTTTACAAGAAAATTTGGCGAACTTAAAAGAGTACCCTCAATCAGAAAATAATTATACGATTTCTATTGAAGGAACGAACAGTCAAATCACACTCAACAAAAACAATATTTTTATTTCAGACAATGCAAATATGCTAAATAAAGAAACGAAACAGAAGATCTATGAGCTAAACAAACAATTAGCTGCCAGTACCAACGGAGCACAATTAGAAGTCATCACTATCCCTGAATTACCACGCGGGGAAGATATCGAATCTTACGCCAATAAATTATTCAATCAACTGGGGATCGGCGATAAAAATGAAAATAACGGTATTTTATATCTGATTGCCTTGGATGACCGCGAATTTCGTTTAGAAGTTGGTTACGGATTAGAAGGATTGATCCCTGATGGAACGGCTGATTCGATCATCAATGATGACGATGTCGTTGATGCATTTAAAGATGAAAAATATGACCAAGCAGTAAACCAAGTGCTCGATCAAGTATTTCCTCTAATGAATACCAAAACTGCTTTAGTCGATTCTAAAATCAATCAAGTCGAGAGTCAAAAAAGTGCTGCTAAATGGGGTCGTTGGTCATTAGGGATCTTTCTATTTTTTGTTTTATTGACGAATTTGATCCTAGTGATCCGGAGTCTTTCTGCAGGAAAAGCTTTAAAACAAACCTATGGCGACTATCAAAACCGAATTTCAGACTTCACAAATGAAGATGCAGCAACACAACTCGCTGAAATGAAACAAACAAACTTCTACCACCTGATGTTAAGCGGCAGTTCGTTGATCGCTTCAAAAAGAAAATTACGCCGTTCGATCGCTCAAGGTCGCTTATTGAAGCATCCTTCAGCACAAAGAAAAGCGTTTGGACGGGTCTTGATCGGCGATACCCTTTATTCAGGAGACGGGTATGTATTAACCACAACTTACCTTACGTCTAACTATAATTCTGCCAACTGGTCTGACAGCAGTAATGGGTCTGACGGCGGCGGTTCGTCTTGGGGCTCATTCGGTGGCGGTTCATCTGGTGGAGGCGGTGCCTCAGGCGGGTGGTAA
- a CDS encoding formate/nitrite transporter family protein — protein sequence MKPVSPLFEQIDKSINKKMNLFQSSFLRYAFRAMLACMFLTLGTAVAFAIAMKGEDIAHGLGKMLYAFMFSWSLVMILYMNAELGTSNMLYMTVGVYRKKINFSFAAKILFTCIFFNLVGGVLFGYLISLTVPYQDLAPDSFFFTSIAGKLNKTTVQILVEAIFANIVVNTAVLVSMRMKDDAGKVAAIIFIIFIFAFLGYEHVIANFPAFSLAYFASHGTMAAMTVGSVAHNLFFALIGNFIGGGLVMGLGYAWLNNADTTYVD from the coding sequence ATGAAACCTGTATCGCCGTTATTTGAGCAGATCGATAAATCAATCAATAAAAAAATGAACTTATTCCAAAGTAGTTTCTTACGCTATGCTTTTCGTGCCATGCTTGCTTGTATGTTTTTAACGCTAGGAACAGCTGTGGCATTCGCTATTGCGATGAAAGGTGAGGATATCGCACATGGACTTGGCAAAATGTTGTATGCCTTTATGTTCAGTTGGTCACTTGTGATGATTCTTTATATGAATGCTGAGTTAGGTACGTCAAATATGTTGTATATGACTGTCGGCGTTTATCGAAAAAAAATCAATTTCTCCTTTGCTGCAAAAATTTTGTTTACCTGTATTTTCTTTAATTTAGTCGGTGGGGTATTATTCGGTTACTTGATTTCGTTGACGGTACCTTATCAAGACCTAGCACCAGATAGCTTCTTCTTTACATCGATCGCTGGTAAATTGAACAAGACGACGGTCCAGATTTTGGTTGAAGCCATTTTTGCCAATATCGTTGTAAATACAGCTGTTTTAGTAAGTATGCGTATGAAGGACGACGCGGGTAAAGTCGCTGCGATCATTTTCATCATCTTCATTTTCGCTTTCTTAGGCTATGAGCACGTTATCGCCAATTTCCCTGCGTTTAGCTTAGCTTATTTTGCTTCACACGGAACAATGGCCGCGATGACTGTCGGCAGTGTTGCGCACAATCTGTTCTTTGCTTTGATCGGTAACTTTATCGGCGGCGGCTTAGTGATGGGCTTGGGCTATGCATGGTTGAACAATGCGGACACAACATATGTAGATTAA
- a CDS encoding DNA alkylation repair protein: MDEIIFTKNEEKSQQMAAYMKNLFPFAGVPAPTRAAMEKELLKASKKLPFADLFELVNVYYEKPEREYQYVAIDLATVNVKRLSFEEVLQFKPLVIEKAWWDSVDAWRKFFALWGASHFEEMPRLFDAFFGEKDFWHRRIAINLQLLYKDRTDTELLKKAIIYDKTTDEFFIQKAIGWSLRQHSKTDPQWVQELITTMELSPLAVREGSKYLPKS; this comes from the coding sequence GTGGACGAAATTATTTTTACTAAAAATGAAGAGAAGTCGCAACAAATGGCTGCTTACATGAAAAATTTATTCCCCTTTGCAGGTGTCCCTGCACCAACACGTGCGGCAATGGAAAAAGAGCTTTTAAAAGCCAGTAAAAAACTGCCGTTTGCAGACCTTTTTGAGCTGGTGAATGTTTATTATGAGAAACCTGAACGGGAATATCAGTATGTTGCGATCGATCTAGCAACGGTAAATGTGAAGCGTTTGAGCTTTGAAGAAGTATTACAGTTCAAACCACTAGTCATTGAAAAAGCTTGGTGGGACAGCGTGGATGCTTGGCGTAAATTTTTTGCCTTATGGGGTGCGAGTCATTTTGAAGAAATGCCTCGATTATTTGACGCTTTTTTCGGAGAAAAAGACTTCTGGCATCGACGGATAGCAATCAATTTACAGTTATTGTATAAAGACAGAACGGACACCGAGCTGTTGAAAAAAGCGATTATTTATGATAAAACTACAGATGAGTTCTTTATTCAAAAAGCGATCGGCTGGTCATTACGCCAGCATAGTAAAACAGATCCTCAATGGGTTCAAGAACTGATCACGACGATGGAACTAAGTCCATTAGCAGTTAGAGAAGGCAGCAAATATTTGCCAAAATCATAG
- a CDS encoding Cof-type HAD-IIB family hydrolase: MKRKLFAFDIDGTLLGSDKQPLESTREALALLRQQGHLVTVATGRSRFMAQDIILDLGFSNYVLCNGAAAFLDHEQYYQNLLDEEELQRFSSELEKREIGLAYVGLDDVKKNNHHRQLQMAEAMGSIDFAAPEYDGDFHKENDVYQGLAFYDESYEGVFDNEFSKFRFVRWHPQSVDIVPKNGSKSATLLNLADRVGIERENIITFGDGENDREMLREAGIGVAMGNALPHIQKEAKFVTDTNDNDGIWKALKELKAI, encoded by the coding sequence ATGAAAAGAAAACTTTTTGCATTTGATATCGACGGAACATTACTGGGAAGCGACAAACAACCACTGGAAAGTACAAGAGAAGCATTAGCACTACTTAGACAGCAAGGTCATCTGGTGACTGTTGCTACAGGGCGTAGTCGTTTTATGGCGCAGGATATTATTTTAGACTTAGGTTTTTCAAACTATGTTCTTTGTAATGGTGCTGCTGCATTTTTAGATCATGAGCAGTATTATCAAAATTTATTGGATGAAGAAGAGCTGCAGCGTTTTTCATCTGAATTGGAAAAAAGAGAGATCGGTTTGGCGTATGTCGGCTTAGACGATGTGAAAAAAAATAATCATCACCGTCAGCTACAAATGGCGGAAGCAATGGGCTCTATTGATTTTGCAGCTCCTGAATATGATGGAGATTTCCATAAGGAAAACGATGTATACCAAGGCTTGGCTTTTTATGATGAATCGTATGAAGGCGTATTTGACAATGAATTCTCTAAGTTTCGCTTTGTCCGTTGGCATCCTCAAAGTGTAGATATCGTTCCGAAAAATGGCTCGAAGTCTGCCACATTATTGAATTTAGCTGATCGTGTAGGAATTGAGCGGGAAAATATCATTACCTTTGGTGATGGCGAAAACGACCGGGAAATGCTAAGAGAAGCAGGGATCGGTGTAGCAATGGGCAATGCACTGCCGCATATCCAAAAAGAAGCGAAGTTTGTGACAGATACCAACGATAATGATGGGATTTGGAAAGCGTTGAAAGAGTTAAAGGCGATTTAG
- a CDS encoding ABC transporter permease has protein sequence MNTFKRSFLSIIRNKKSSLSLLLILIILSFIYSGALSLKQAYTKNESNIKNKLPLTATIINNYTEQEDYLSNNPDNLVAPIKLEKYKKIGDLEYVKEYDYSEYDVIQSNKLKSQRSIADIEIEERDWTNTFLLKGVNNNKIFDIISSKITMEEGRSFSKKEIESSDNVTIVSKKFAEENNLALNEVFSLDRVFSIDDTQKEHHIGKYQIIGIFDTKKKVNEPKNDFQFEELVNNTRSSNTLYIPNKNLVSRRTVFYEEQGLEIPSEEYDAYYELKDVKYTESFRQEAENILGTKLYNVIISTDQYNSINPTFVKLKKIVDNTMILMFITSICIISLSVILLLRDRKYEFGVYLSLGEKKLKIISLIMIEILTIATVAVSISVFPSHLAAKELSYIFFNNAEEEEWTIEKETEVQQYNSLGNSVIDVEQTEENFEVSISKPKILTAYFFIIFVIIISMIIPMIYIFMINPKKLLLDR, from the coding sequence ATGAATACATTCAAAAGATCATTTTTAAGCATCATAAGGAACAAAAAAAGCAGTTTGAGTCTACTGCTTATATTAATAATATTAAGTTTTATCTATTCTGGGGCACTATCGTTGAAGCAAGCCTATACAAAAAATGAATCAAATATTAAAAATAAACTTCCTTTGACAGCAACAATTATAAATAACTACACAGAGCAAGAAGACTATCTAAGTAACAACCCAGACAACTTAGTCGCGCCAATCAAATTAGAAAAATATAAAAAGATAGGTGATTTAGAGTATGTTAAAGAATATGATTATTCTGAATATGATGTTATTCAAAGTAACAAATTGAAAAGCCAGAGATCAATAGCTGACATAGAAATTGAAGAAAGAGATTGGACGAATACATTTTTATTAAAGGGAGTTAACAATAATAAGATTTTTGATATAATTTCAAGTAAAATTACCATGGAAGAAGGTAGGTCTTTTTCTAAAAAAGAAATCGAATCTTCAGACAATGTAACAATTGTTTCTAAAAAATTTGCTGAAGAAAATAATTTGGCACTTAATGAAGTCTTTTCATTAGATCGAGTTTTTAGTATAGATGATACTCAGAAAGAACATCACATAGGAAAGTATCAAATCATAGGTATATTTGATACAAAAAAGAAAGTAAATGAGCCTAAAAATGATTTTCAGTTTGAAGAGTTAGTAAACAATACTCGATCCTCAAACACGTTGTATATACCCAATAAAAATTTAGTATCTAGAAGAACTGTCTTTTATGAAGAGCAGGGGTTAGAGATTCCTTCTGAAGAGTATGATGCTTATTATGAGTTGAAAGATGTAAAATATACAGAAAGTTTTCGCCAAGAGGCGGAAAACATACTTGGGACAAAACTCTATAATGTGATTATATCTACAGATCAATACAACAGTATAAATCCAACTTTTGTAAAATTAAAAAAAATAGTAGATAACACCATGATACTAATGTTTATAACATCTATTTGCATAATCAGCCTAAGTGTTATTTTACTGTTGAGAGATAGAAAATATGAATTTGGCGTATATTTATCTTTAGGAGAAAAAAAATTAAAAATAATTTCCTTAATTATGATTGAAATACTTACAATTGCAACAGTAGCCGTATCCATTTCAGTGTTTCCTAGTCATTTAGCAGCTAAAGAACTATCCTACATCTTCTTTAATAATGCTGAAGAAGAAGAATGGACTATAGAAAAAGAGACAGAAGTTCAACAATATAATAGTTTAGGTAATTCCGTTATAGACGTAGAGCAAACTGAAGAAAATTTCGAAGTATCAATTTCAAAGCCCAAAATTTTAACTGCATATTTTTTCATAATATTCGTAATAATTATATCTATGATTATTCCTATGATATACATATTTATGATAAATCCAAAAAAACTGTTACTAGATAGGTAA